One stretch of Lemur catta isolate mLemCat1 chromosome 2, mLemCat1.pri, whole genome shotgun sequence DNA includes these proteins:
- the MDC1 gene encoding mediator of DNA damage checkpoint protein 1 isoform X2 — translation MEDTQAINWDVEEEEETEQSSESLGRSLEPVGRLHIFSGAHGPEKDFPLYVGKNVIGRMPDCSVALPFPSISKQHAVIEILAWDKAPILRDCGSLNGTQILRPPKVLCPEVSYRLRDKELILFADLACQYHRLDVPLSFVSRGPLTVEETPRVQGGTQPQRLLLAEDSEEEVDSLSERCVMKESRTTSSPLSTVVPESDEEGPSLAPGGPGPHCAFNLDSDTDEEEGQQPATGKASSAARRGATAEAEQPAADGVATKIQCEKDQPSVKERDNDTKIKRDAGNGVVPVRVILERSQPPGEDRDTDGDDESRPPGRPAAVHLERAQPCGIIDSDTDVEEEGIPATPAVVPMKKRQIFRGVGTRGPGAPGWAHLRESQAGSDTEMEESEAPRAIPLEKSQASMVIDSDTDDEEEVSAALTLARLKESQAVVWNREMDVEEDRAQPMVLLEQNQTASGRDSDTDVEEEGLPVEKRETIPEGHTDKDGAIVIAHSEENQPPPKDSDVGVEADDSSPGIHLERSQASGTVDVNTEGEEDIPPGLAVVHLEKHEVSVEGTYQTDVEAERGPPKLPVVPLEESQPPLDEDCETDVEEGMCLAASAATDVRKSQLLAEGDAGTERAAAVPERERALEVGAQGGSSAAQVEQDLLPISRENLTDLVVDTGTAEEPTQPQRETAQTSTGREREPHVGMTKDSEDNEDHSEDLALQATQCFVERETESLEVQSMEDEPTQVLITLPPEPGPSRCSFQAPGALDEPWEVLATQPFCLRESEASETQPIATCLEAHGSCLSPPWATPQDQHPESPVHTEPLGIQGRGMQTVDKGMGIPKEIAKRGTPEGGPLERETKKLPPRGERDVMGMEELTREIQDGEQKQLLARDTQRQESDKKGKSTSPEMNRDSLKVEVESSKEMQEKEIEKQTLIRGIFERVDSPVPERECEPAQPEVRGPTVMPGRGTQTGGPEGGNQDQKGQASCPTSEPRVGIGDLQGPASAPVASGRQSSGERGAQVSPKRQQTGQLNCKTPPAEKASGEDQESPDACLPPTVPEASTAPQGPLLSQSQRHLAPQSLLSPFLPSLEPPIPKTRQNGSQEASETPLSSELERFHPKPKVRPQGSSRVTPSPASSTAPEPHPTTPTAQPVTPKPTSRATRGRTNRSSLKTPDPIVSIAPELQPSTSTAPPVTAKPISRATQGRTNRSSLKTPNPVVPKALELQPSTSTDQPVTPKPTSQATRGRRNRSSVKTPDPIVPTTPELQPSTSTAQPVTPKPTSRATRGRTNTSSVKGPEPVVPTTPELQPSTSTAQLVTPKPTSQATRGRRNTSAVKGPKPVVPTVPELQPSTSTAQPVTPKPTSQATRGRRNKSAVKGPKPVVPTVPELQPSTSTAQPVTPKSTSQATRGRRNTSAVKGPKPVVPTAPELQPSTSTAQPVTPKPTSRATRGRTNTSSVKGPEPVVPTAPELQPSSSTAQPVTPKPTSRATRGKTHRSSVKTSKPVEPTTSDLEPPTPTDQPVTPGAVAQGGQSRTLRSSTLSAVPVPTTPEFQSPVTTDQPVSPEPIPQASCSRRQRAAGKHSSLTAPTVHKTCSASPEPKSRSSRNQRQGAVRAAESLTTVPEPAFPQLLEASQMEKVEAADRSGFTPEPQPKASQSRKRPLATMASPPLPKRSQRGEVSRETAFLKEEEEDTAERPGKEEVRRGLGPQSWEKGLRNSHQDLSQFQDVVIPAPGKRKRDQAEEEPKGIPSRSLRRTKPNQESPVPKVLFTGVVDARGERAVLALGGSLASSVAEASHLVTDRIRRTVKFLCALGRGIPILSLDWLHQSHKAGCFLPPDEYVVIDPEQEKNFGFSLRDALSRARERRLLEGYEIHVTPGVQPPPPQMGEIISCCGGTVLPNMPRSYKPQRAVITCPQDFPRCSIPLRVGLPLLSPEFLLTGVLKQEAKPEAFVLSTLEMSST, via the exons ATGGAGGACACACAGGCTATTAACTGGGACgttgaagaagaggaggagacagaacAGTCCAGTGAATCTTTGGGGCGCAGCTTGGAGCCTGTAGGGCGGCTACATATCTTCAGTGGTGCCCATGGACCAGAAAAAG ATTTCCCACTATACGTCGGGAAGAATGTGATAGGCCGAATGCCTGACTGTTCTGTGGCCCTGCCCTTTCCATCCATCTCCAAACAACATGCAGTGATTGAAATCTTGGCCTGGGACAAGGCACCTATCCTCCGAGACTGTGGGAGCCTCAATGGTACTCAAATCCTGAGGCCTCCTAAGGTTCTGTGCCCTGAGGTGAGTTATCGTCTGAGGGACAAGGAATTGATTCTCTTTGCTGACTTGGCCTGCCAGTACCATCGCTTGGATGTGCCCCTGTCCTTTGTCTCTCGGGGTCCTCTAACTGTAGAGGAGACACCCAGGGTACAGGGAGGAACTCAACCCCAGAGGCTTCTGTTGGCTGAGGACTCGGAGGAGGAAGTAG ATTCTCTTTCTGAAAGATGTGTGATGAAAGAATCAAGGACCACATCCTCCCCTTTGTCAACAGTAGTTCCAGAGAG TGATGAAGAGGGGCCTTCCCTTGCCCCAGGTGGCCCTGGGCCACATTGTGCCTTCAACTTGGACAGTGACACAGATGAGGAGGAAGGTCAGCAACCAGCAACAGGGAAGGCCTCCTCCGCTGCCAGAAGAGGTGCCACTGCAGAGGCAGAGCAGCCTGCAGCTGATGGAGTTGCAACCAAAATCCAGTGTGAAAAGGACCAGCCTTCAGTGAAAGAGAGGGACAATGACACAAAAATCAAGAGAGATGCAGGAAATGGGGTGGTTCCAGTTAGGGTGATTCTGGAGAGGAGCCAACCTCCTGgggaggacagggacacagaTGGGGATGATGAGAGCAGGCCTCCTGGAAGGCCAGCTGCGGTCCATTTGGAAAGGGCCCAGCCTTGTGGCATTATCGATAGTGATACTGATGTGGAAGAAGAGGGAATCCCAGCAACCCCAGCAGTAGTTCCTatgaagaaaaggcaaatattCCGTGGAGTTGGTACAAGGGGTCCTGGAGCACCAGGCTGGGCACATCTGCGGGAGAGCCAGGCTGGCAGTGATACAGAGATGGAGGAGAGCGAGGCCCCACGGGCCATCCCTCTGGAGAAAAGCCAGGCCTCCATGGTGATCGACAGCGATACAGATGATGAGGAAGAAGTCTCAGCAGCACTCACTTTGGCACGTCTGAAAGAGAGCCAGGCTGTTGTATGGAACAGAGAGATGGATGTGGAAGAGGACAGGGCCCAACCTATGGTCCTTCTGGAGCAAAACCAAACCGCCAGTGGGAGAGACAGTGACACAGATGTGGAAGAGGAAGGGCTCCCAGTGGAAAAGAGAGAAACCATCCCTGAGGGTCACACAGACAAAGATGGAGCCATTGTTATAGCACATTCAGAAGAGAACCAGCCTCCTCCTAAGGACAGTGATGTAGGTGTAGAAGCAGATGACAGTTCACCTGGGATCCACCTGGAGAGAAGCCAAGCCTCCGGCACGGTAGATGTCAACACAGAAGGGGAGGAGGATATCCCACCAGGGCTAGCTGTTGTACATCTGGAGAAGCATGAGGTGTCTGTGGAGGGGACATATCAAACAGATGTGGAAGCAGAGAGGGGGCCACCAAAGCTGCCTGTGGTGCCTCTAGAGGAAAGCCAGCCTCCTCTGGATGAGGACTGTGAGACAGATGTAGAGGAGGGCATGTGCTTAGCAGCCTCGGCAGCGACAGATGTAAGAAAGAGCCAGCTTCTAGCGGAAGGGGATGCTGGGACAGAGCGGGCTGCAGCTGTTCCTGAGAGGGAGAGAGCTCTTGAGGTGGGGGCCCAGGGTGGGTCATCTGCGGCACAAGTGGAGCAGGACCTTCTCCCTATCTCAAGGGAGAATCTCACAGATCTGGTGGTGGACACAGGCACTGCAGAAGAACCCACCCAGCCACAGAGAGAGACAGCCCAGACCTctacaggaagagagagagaaccacaTGTGGGCATGACCAAGGACTCTGAAGACAACGAAGATC ATTCTGAAGATCTGGCCCTACAAGCTACCCAGTGCTTTgtggagagagagactgagagccTGGAAG TCCAGAGCATGGAGGATGAACCCACCCAGGTCCTGATTACTCTCCCCCCAGAGCCTGGCCCTTCCCGTTGCAGCTTCCAGGCCCCAG GTGCCCTAGATGAGCCATGGGAGGTCCTGGCTACACAGCCATTCTGCCTGAGAGAGTCTGAGGCCTCTGAGACCCAGCCTATTGCCACCTGCCTGGAGGCCCATGGGTCTTGCCTGTCTCCACCTTGGGCAACACCACAAGACCAACATCCAGAGAGCccagttcacacagagccactgGGGATTCAAGGCAGAGGGATGCAGACTGTGGATAAAGGCATGGGTATACCAAAAGAAATAGCCAAGAGAGGGACCCCTGAGGGAGGACCATTGGAGAGGGAAACCAAGAAACTGCCTccaaggggagagagagatgtgaTGGGAATGGAAGAATTAACCAGGGAGATACAGGACGGAGAACAAAAACAGCTGTTAGCCAGAGACACTCAGAGACAAGAGTCTGACAAAAAGGGGAAAAGTACAAGTCCTGAAATGAATAGGGACAGTTTAAAGGTAGAAGTTGAGTCATCCAAGGAAATgcaggagaaagaaatagagaagcaGACCCTTATAAGAGGAATATTTGAGAGAGTGGACAGCCCAGTACCAGAGAGAGAGTGTGAGCCAGCTCAGCCAGAAGTGAGGGGCCCCACAGTGATGCCGGGCAGAGGCACACAAACGGGGGGCCCAGAGGGAGGGAACCAGGACCAGAAAGGGCAGGCCTCCTGCCCAACATCAGAGCCTAGAGTGGGGATAGGGGACCTTCAGGGACCTGCTTCAGCCCCGGTAGCTTCTGGGAGGCAGTCAAGTGGAGAAAGGGGAGCCCAAGTGAGCCCCAAGAGGCAGCAGACAG GCCAACTGAATTGCAAGACGCCACCTGCTGAGAAGGCTTCCGGG GAAGATCAGGAATCCCCAGATGCCTGTCTGCCTCCTACAGTGCCTGAAGCCTCAACCGCACCCCAAGGCCCCCTTCTCTCCCAGAGCCAAAGACATCTTGCACCTCagtcccttctttctcccttcctacCTTCTCTCGAGCCACCCATTCCTAAAACCAGGCAAAATGGGAGTCAGGAAGCTTCAGAGACTCCCTTGTCCTCAGAGCTGGAACGTTTCCACCCCAAGCCTAAAGTCAGACCCCAGGGGTCTTCCAGGGTGACACCCTCTCCAGCTTCCTCTACTGCCCCTGAGCCCCACCCTACCACCCCCACAGCCCAGCCTGTCACCCCCAAGCCCACATCTCGGGCCACTCGGGGCAGGACAAATAGGTCCTCTCTCAAGACCCCTGACCCAATTGTCTCTATAGCTCCTGAGCTCCAGCCTTCTACTTCCACAGCCCCGCCTGTCACCGCAAAACCTATATCTCGGGCCACTCAGGGCAGGACAAATAGGTCTTCTCTCAAGACTCCCAACCCAGTTGTCCCCAAAGCCCTCGAGCTGCAGCCTTCCACCTCCACAGACCAGCCTGTCACCCCCAAGCCCACATCTCAGGCCACTCGTGGCAGGAGAAATAGGTCCTCTGTCAAGACCCCTGACCCAATTGTTCCCACAACCCCTGAGCTCCAGCCTTCTACCTCCACAGCCCAGCCTGTCACCCCCAAGCCCACATCTCGGGCCACTAGGGGCAGAACAAATACATCCTCTGTTAAGGGTCCCGAACCAGTTGTCCCCAcaacccctgagctgcagcctTCTACCTCCACAGCCCAGCTTGTGACTCCCAAGCCCACATCTCAGGCCACTCGTGGCAGGAGAAATACATCCGCTGTTAAGGGTCCCAAACCAGTTGTCCCCACAGTCCCTGAGCTGCAGCCTTCCACTTCCACAGCCCAGCCTGTCACCCCCAAGCCCACATCTCAGGCCACTCGTGGCAGGAGAAATAAATCCGCTGTTAAGGGTCCCAAACCAGTTGTCCCCACAGTCCCTGAGCTGCAGCCTTCCACTTCCACAGCCCAGCCTGTCACCCCCAAGTCCACATCTCAGGCCACTCGTGGCAGGAGAAATACATCCGCTGTTAAGGGTCCCAAACCAGTTGTCCCCACAGCCCCTGAGCTGCAGCCTTCCACTTCCACAGCCCAGCCTGTCACCCCCAAGCCCACATCTCGGGCCACTAGGGGCAGAACAAATACATCCTCTGTTAAGGGTCCCGAACCAGTTGTCCCCACAGCCCCTGAGCTGCAGCCTTCCAGTTCCACAGCCCAGCCTGTCACCCCCAAGCCCACATCTCGGGCCACTAGGGGCAAGACTCATAGGTCCTCTGTCAAGACCTCCAAACCAGTTGAACCCACAACCTCTGATCTTGAGCCTCCCACTCCCACAGACCAACCTGTCACCCCCGGGGCCGTAGCTCAGGGTGGTCAGAGCAGGACACTGAGGTCTTCCACACTAAGTGCTGTGCCAGTTCCTACCACCCCTGAATTCCAGTCTCCTGTCACCACAGACCAGCCTGTTTCCCCTGAGCCGATTCCTCAAGCCAGTTGCAGCAGGAGACAGAGAGCTGCTGGGAAGCACAGTTCCCTCACAGCTCCCACTGTCCATAAGACTTGCTCTGCATCCCCTGAACCTAAATCCCGATCCTCAAGGAACCAAAGACAGGGAGCAGTGAGAGCAGCTGAGTCCCTTACAACCGTTCCTGAGCCTGCCTTTCCCCAGCTGCTTGAGGCATCCCAGATGGAAAAGGTGGAAGCAGCAGATAGATCTGGCTTCACCCCAGAGCCCCAGCCTAAGGCCTCTCAAAGCCGCAAGAGGCCTTTAGCTACCATGGCTTCACCCCCACTTCCAAAACGGTCCCAAAGAGGGGAAGTCTCCCGGGAGACCGCGTTCctcaaggaagaggaagaagatacCGCAGAGAGGCCAGGAAAAGAAGAGGTGAGGAGAGGGCTGGGGCCACAAAGCTGGGAAAAAGGGCTCAGAAACTCCCACCAGGATCTTTCTCAATTCCAGGACGTAGTGATTCCAGCaccaggcaagagaaagagagaccaggCAGAGGAGGAGCCCAAGGGAATACCAAGCCGCAGCCTCCGACGGACTAAACCTAACCAAGAATCGCCCGTCCCCAAA GTGCTCTTCACAGGAGTGGTGGATGCTCGAGGAGAGCGGGCAGTGCTGGCACTGGGGGGAAGTCTGGCCAGCTCAGTGGCAGAGGCTTCCCACCTGGTCACTGATCGAATCCGCCGGACAGTCAAGTTCCTGTGTGCCCTGGGGCGGGGGATCCCCATCCTCTCGCTGGACTGGCTGCATCAG TCCCACAAGGCTGGTTGCTTCTTGCCCCCGGATGAATATGTGGTGATCGATCCTGAACAGGAGAAGAACTTTGGCTTCAGCCTTCGAGATGCTCTGAGCCGGGCTCGGGAACGAAGGCTGCTGGAG GGCTACGAGATTCATGTGACCCCTGGAGTccagccacccccacctcagATGGGAGAGATCATCAGCTGCTGTGGAGGCACTGTCCTCCCCAACATGCCCCGGTCCTATAAG CCTCAGAGAGCTGTGATCACATGCCCCCAGGACTTCCCTCGATGCTCCATTCCATTGCGGGTTGGGCTGCCCCTCCTCTCACCTGAGTTCCTGCTGACAGGTGTGCTGAAGCAGGAAGCCAAGCCCGAGGCCTTTGTCCTCTCTACTTTGGAAATGTCATCCACCTGA
- the MDC1 gene encoding mediator of DNA damage checkpoint protein 1 isoform X4 has protein sequence MEDTQAINWDVEEEEETEQSSESLGRSLEPVGRLHIFSGAHGPEKDFPLYVGKNVIGRMPDCSVALPFPSISKQHAVIEILAWDKAPILRDCGSLNGTQILRPPKVLCPEVSYRLRDKELILFADLACQYHRLDVPLSFVSRGPLTVEETPRVQGGTQPQRLLLAEDSEEEVDSLSERCVMKESRTTSSPLSTVVPESDEEGPSLAPGGPGPHCAFNLDSDTDEEEGQQPATGKASSAARRGATAEAEQPAADGVATKIQCEKDQPSVKERDNDTKIKRDAGNGVVPVRVILERSQPPGEDRDTDGDDESRPPGRPAAVHLERAQPCGIIDSDTDVEEEGIPATPAVVPMKKRQIFRGVGTRGPGAPGWAHLRESQAGSDTEMEESEAPRAIPLEKSQASMVIDSDTDDEEEVSAALTLARLKESQAVVWNREMDVEEDRAQPMVLLEQNQTASGRDSDTDVEEEGLPVEKRETIPEGHTDKDGAIVIAHSEENQPPPKDSDVGVEADDSSPGIHLERSQASGTVDVNTEGEEDIPPGLAVVHLEKHEVSVEGTYQTDVEAERGPPKLPVVPLEESQPPLDEDCETDVEEGMCLAASAATDVRKSQLLAEGDAGTERAAAVPERERALEVGAQGGSSAAQVEQDLLPISRENLTDLVVDTGTAEEPTQPQRETAQTSTGREREPHVGMTKDSEDNEDHSEDLALQATQCFVERETESLEAVQSMEDEPTQVLITLPPEPGPSRCSFQAPGALDEPWEVLATQPFCLRESEASETQPIATCLEAHGSCLSPPWATPQDQHPESPVHTEPLGIQGRGMQTVDKGQLNCKTPPAEKASGEDQESPDACLPPTVPEASTAPQGPLLSQSQRHLAPQSLLSPFLPSLEPPIPKTRQNGSQEASETPLSSELERFHPKPKVRPQGSSRVTPSPASSTAPEPHPTTPTAQPVTPKPTSRATRGRTNRSSLKTPDPIVSIAPELQPSTSTAPPVTAKPISRATQGRTNRSSLKTPNPVVPKALELQPSTSTDQPVTPKPTSQATRGRRNRSSVKTPDPIVPTTPELQPSTSTAQPVTPKPTSRATRGRTNTSSVKGPEPVVPTTPELQPSTSTAQLVTPKPTSQATRGRRNTSAVKGPKPVVPTVPELQPSTSTAQPVTPKPTSQATRGRRNKSAVKGPKPVVPTVPELQPSTSTAQPVTPKSTSQATRGRRNTSAVKGPKPVVPTAPELQPSTSTAQPVTPKPTSRATRGRTNTSSVKGPEPVVPTAPELQPSSSTAQPVTPKPTSRATRGKTHRSSVKTSKPVEPTTSDLEPPTPTDQPVTPGAVAQGGQSRTLRSSTLSAVPVPTTPEFQSPVTTDQPVSPEPIPQASCSRRQRAAGKHSSLTAPTVHKTCSASPEPKSRSSRNQRQGAVRAAESLTTVPEPAFPQLLEASQMEKVEAADRSGFTPEPQPKASQSRKRPLATMASPPLPKRSQRGEVSRETAFLKEEEEDTAERPGKEEVRRGLGPQSWEKGLRNSHQDLSQFQDVVIPAPGKRKRDQAEEEPKGIPSRSLRRTKPNQESPVPKVLFTGVVDARGERAVLALGGSLASSVAEASHLVTDRIRRTVKFLCALGRGIPILSLDWLHQSHKAGCFLPPDEYVVIDPEQEKNFGFSLRDALSRARERRLLEGYEIHVTPGVQPPPPQMGEIISCCGGTVLPNMPRSYKPQRAVITCPQDFPRCSIPLRVGLPLLSPEFLLTGVLKQEAKPEAFVLSTLEMSST, from the exons ATGGAGGACACACAGGCTATTAACTGGGACgttgaagaagaggaggagacagaacAGTCCAGTGAATCTTTGGGGCGCAGCTTGGAGCCTGTAGGGCGGCTACATATCTTCAGTGGTGCCCATGGACCAGAAAAAG ATTTCCCACTATACGTCGGGAAGAATGTGATAGGCCGAATGCCTGACTGTTCTGTGGCCCTGCCCTTTCCATCCATCTCCAAACAACATGCAGTGATTGAAATCTTGGCCTGGGACAAGGCACCTATCCTCCGAGACTGTGGGAGCCTCAATGGTACTCAAATCCTGAGGCCTCCTAAGGTTCTGTGCCCTGAGGTGAGTTATCGTCTGAGGGACAAGGAATTGATTCTCTTTGCTGACTTGGCCTGCCAGTACCATCGCTTGGATGTGCCCCTGTCCTTTGTCTCTCGGGGTCCTCTAACTGTAGAGGAGACACCCAGGGTACAGGGAGGAACTCAACCCCAGAGGCTTCTGTTGGCTGAGGACTCGGAGGAGGAAGTAG ATTCTCTTTCTGAAAGATGTGTGATGAAAGAATCAAGGACCACATCCTCCCCTTTGTCAACAGTAGTTCCAGAGAG TGATGAAGAGGGGCCTTCCCTTGCCCCAGGTGGCCCTGGGCCACATTGTGCCTTCAACTTGGACAGTGACACAGATGAGGAGGAAGGTCAGCAACCAGCAACAGGGAAGGCCTCCTCCGCTGCCAGAAGAGGTGCCACTGCAGAGGCAGAGCAGCCTGCAGCTGATGGAGTTGCAACCAAAATCCAGTGTGAAAAGGACCAGCCTTCAGTGAAAGAGAGGGACAATGACACAAAAATCAAGAGAGATGCAGGAAATGGGGTGGTTCCAGTTAGGGTGATTCTGGAGAGGAGCCAACCTCCTGgggaggacagggacacagaTGGGGATGATGAGAGCAGGCCTCCTGGAAGGCCAGCTGCGGTCCATTTGGAAAGGGCCCAGCCTTGTGGCATTATCGATAGTGATACTGATGTGGAAGAAGAGGGAATCCCAGCAACCCCAGCAGTAGTTCCTatgaagaaaaggcaaatattCCGTGGAGTTGGTACAAGGGGTCCTGGAGCACCAGGCTGGGCACATCTGCGGGAGAGCCAGGCTGGCAGTGATACAGAGATGGAGGAGAGCGAGGCCCCACGGGCCATCCCTCTGGAGAAAAGCCAGGCCTCCATGGTGATCGACAGCGATACAGATGATGAGGAAGAAGTCTCAGCAGCACTCACTTTGGCACGTCTGAAAGAGAGCCAGGCTGTTGTATGGAACAGAGAGATGGATGTGGAAGAGGACAGGGCCCAACCTATGGTCCTTCTGGAGCAAAACCAAACCGCCAGTGGGAGAGACAGTGACACAGATGTGGAAGAGGAAGGGCTCCCAGTGGAAAAGAGAGAAACCATCCCTGAGGGTCACACAGACAAAGATGGAGCCATTGTTATAGCACATTCAGAAGAGAACCAGCCTCCTCCTAAGGACAGTGATGTAGGTGTAGAAGCAGATGACAGTTCACCTGGGATCCACCTGGAGAGAAGCCAAGCCTCCGGCACGGTAGATGTCAACACAGAAGGGGAGGAGGATATCCCACCAGGGCTAGCTGTTGTACATCTGGAGAAGCATGAGGTGTCTGTGGAGGGGACATATCAAACAGATGTGGAAGCAGAGAGGGGGCCACCAAAGCTGCCTGTGGTGCCTCTAGAGGAAAGCCAGCCTCCTCTGGATGAGGACTGTGAGACAGATGTAGAGGAGGGCATGTGCTTAGCAGCCTCGGCAGCGACAGATGTAAGAAAGAGCCAGCTTCTAGCGGAAGGGGATGCTGGGACAGAGCGGGCTGCAGCTGTTCCTGAGAGGGAGAGAGCTCTTGAGGTGGGGGCCCAGGGTGGGTCATCTGCGGCACAAGTGGAGCAGGACCTTCTCCCTATCTCAAGGGAGAATCTCACAGATCTGGTGGTGGACACAGGCACTGCAGAAGAACCCACCCAGCCACAGAGAGAGACAGCCCAGACCTctacaggaagagagagagaaccacaTGTGGGCATGACCAAGGACTCTGAAGACAACGAAGATC ATTCTGAAGATCTGGCCCTACAAGCTACCCAGTGCTTTgtggagagagagactgagagccTGGAAG CAGTCCAGAGCATGGAGGATGAACCCACCCAGGTCCTGATTACTCTCCCCCCAGAGCCTGGCCCTTCCCGTTGCAGCTTCCAGGCCCCAG GTGCCCTAGATGAGCCATGGGAGGTCCTGGCTACACAGCCATTCTGCCTGAGAGAGTCTGAGGCCTCTGAGACCCAGCCTATTGCCACCTGCCTGGAGGCCCATGGGTCTTGCCTGTCTCCACCTTGGGCAACACCACAAGACCAACATCCAGAGAGCccagttcacacagagccactgGGGATTCAAGGCAGAGGGATGCAGACTGTGGATAAAG GCCAACTGAATTGCAAGACGCCACCTGCTGAGAAGGCTTCCGGG GAAGATCAGGAATCCCCAGATGCCTGTCTGCCTCCTACAGTGCCTGAAGCCTCAACCGCACCCCAAGGCCCCCTTCTCTCCCAGAGCCAAAGACATCTTGCACCTCagtcccttctttctcccttcctacCTTCTCTCGAGCCACCCATTCCTAAAACCAGGCAAAATGGGAGTCAGGAAGCTTCAGAGACTCCCTTGTCCTCAGAGCTGGAACGTTTCCACCCCAAGCCTAAAGTCAGACCCCAGGGGTCTTCCAGGGTGACACCCTCTCCAGCTTCCTCTACTGCCCCTGAGCCCCACCCTACCACCCCCACAGCCCAGCCTGTCACCCCCAAGCCCACATCTCGGGCCACTCGGGGCAGGACAAATAGGTCCTCTCTCAAGACCCCTGACCCAATTGTCTCTATAGCTCCTGAGCTCCAGCCTTCTACTTCCACAGCCCCGCCTGTCACCGCAAAACCTATATCTCGGGCCACTCAGGGCAGGACAAATAGGTCTTCTCTCAAGACTCCCAACCCAGTTGTCCCCAAAGCCCTCGAGCTGCAGCCTTCCACCTCCACAGACCAGCCTGTCACCCCCAAGCCCACATCTCAGGCCACTCGTGGCAGGAGAAATAGGTCCTCTGTCAAGACCCCTGACCCAATTGTTCCCACAACCCCTGAGCTCCAGCCTTCTACCTCCACAGCCCAGCCTGTCACCCCCAAGCCCACATCTCGGGCCACTAGGGGCAGAACAAATACATCCTCTGTTAAGGGTCCCGAACCAGTTGTCCCCAcaacccctgagctgcagcctTCTACCTCCACAGCCCAGCTTGTGACTCCCAAGCCCACATCTCAGGCCACTCGTGGCAGGAGAAATACATCCGCTGTTAAGGGTCCCAAACCAGTTGTCCCCACAGTCCCTGAGCTGCAGCCTTCCACTTCCACAGCCCAGCCTGTCACCCCCAAGCCCACATCTCAGGCCACTCGTGGCAGGAGAAATAAATCCGCTGTTAAGGGTCCCAAACCAGTTGTCCCCACAGTCCCTGAGCTGCAGCCTTCCACTTCCACAGCCCAGCCTGTCACCCCCAAGTCCACATCTCAGGCCACTCGTGGCAGGAGAAATACATCCGCTGTTAAGGGTCCCAAACCAGTTGTCCCCACAGCCCCTGAGCTGCAGCCTTCCACTTCCACAGCCCAGCCTGTCACCCCCAAGCCCACATCTCGGGCCACTAGGGGCAGAACAAATACATCCTCTGTTAAGGGTCCCGAACCAGTTGTCCCCACAGCCCCTGAGCTGCAGCCTTCCAGTTCCACAGCCCAGCCTGTCACCCCCAAGCCCACATCTCGGGCCACTAGGGGCAAGACTCATAGGTCCTCTGTCAAGACCTCCAAACCAGTTGAACCCACAACCTCTGATCTTGAGCCTCCCACTCCCACAGACCAACCTGTCACCCCCGGGGCCGTAGCTCAGGGTGGTCAGAGCAGGACACTGAGGTCTTCCACACTAAGTGCTGTGCCAGTTCCTACCACCCCTGAATTCCAGTCTCCTGTCACCACAGACCAGCCTGTTTCCCCTGAGCCGATTCCTCAAGCCAGTTGCAGCAGGAGACAGAGAGCTGCTGGGAAGCACAGTTCCCTCACAGCTCCCACTGTCCATAAGACTTGCTCTGCATCCCCTGAACCTAAATCCCGATCCTCAAGGAACCAAAGACAGGGAGCAGTGAGAGCAGCTGAGTCCCTTACAACCGTTCCTGAGCCTGCCTTTCCCCAGCTGCTTGAGGCATCCCAGATGGAAAAGGTGGAAGCAGCAGATAGATCTGGCTTCACCCCAGAGCCCCAGCCTAAGGCCTCTCAAAGCCGCAAGAGGCCTTTAGCTACCATGGCTTCACCCCCACTTCCAAAACGGTCCCAAAGAGGGGAAGTCTCCCGGGAGACCGCGTTCctcaaggaagaggaagaagatacCGCAGAGAGGCCAGGAAAAGAAGAGGTGAGGAGAGGGCTGGGGCCACAAAGCTGGGAAAAAGGGCTCAGAAACTCCCACCAGGATCTTTCTCAATTCCAGGACGTAGTGATTCCAGCaccaggcaagagaaagagagaccaggCAGAGGAGGAGCCCAAGGGAATACCAAGCCGCAGCCTCCGACGGACTAAACCTAACCAAGAATCGCCCGTCCCCAAA GTGCTCTTCACAGGAGTGGTGGATGCTCGAGGAGAGCGGGCAGTGCTGGCACTGGGGGGAAGTCTGGCCAGCTCAGTGGCAGAGGCTTCCCACCTGGTCACTGATCGAATCCGCCGGACAGTCAAGTTCCTGTGTGCCCTGGGGCGGGGGATCCCCATCCTCTCGCTGGACTGGCTGCATCAG TCCCACAAGGCTGGTTGCTTCTTGCCCCCGGATGAATATGTGGTGATCGATCCTGAACAGGAGAAGAACTTTGGCTTCAGCCTTCGAGATGCTCTGAGCCGGGCTCGGGAACGAAGGCTGCTGGAG GGCTACGAGATTCATGTGACCCCTGGAGTccagccacccccacctcagATGGGAGAGATCATCAGCTGCTGTGGAGGCACTGTCCTCCCCAACATGCCCCGGTCCTATAAG CCTCAGAGAGCTGTGATCACATGCCCCCAGGACTTCCCTCGATGCTCCATTCCATTGCGGGTTGGGCTGCCCCTCCTCTCACCTGAGTTCCTGCTGACAGGTGTGCTGAAGCAGGAAGCCAAGCCCGAGGCCTTTGTCCTCTCTACTTTGGAAATGTCATCCACCTGA